Proteins from a genomic interval of Syngnathus acus chromosome 4, fSynAcu1.2, whole genome shotgun sequence:
- the rorca gene encoding RAR-related orphan receptor C a: MRAQIEVIPCKICGDKSSGIHYGVITCEGCKGFFRRSQQNNAMYSCSRQRNCLIDRTNRNRCQHCRLQKCLALGMSRDAVKFGRMSKKQRDSLYAEVKKHQQAQECAGAAAREENGDRAYRRVSSTTLGDLDDFSMLPDGLLFDLPLTPEDGGGGDYGSLDMLAGSAGSSSSSQSSPEQTGLDFTEGNHGIKHEYQLLHDSGLFSHAIHNPLPEGCSLLELEHITQCVVKSHIETSQYSTEELKRMAWSTYSVEETRMYQSKSAEVMWQQCAVHITNAIQYVVEFAKRISGFMDLCQNDQIILLKAGCMDVLLIRMCRAYNPINNTFLFNGRFAPAHFFKALGCDDLVAAVFDLAKSLSRIQMSEEEMALFTAAVLLSPDRPWLTDVQQIQKLQEKVYVALQRCLQKGGASEEKLTKMVSKLPVMRSICMLHIDKLEFFRLVHPETAYTFPPLYREVFGSELTFPDSTEC; encoded by the exons ATGAGAG CTCAAATCGAAGTGATACCCTGTAAAATCTGCGGGGACAAATCCTCAGGGATCCATTATGGTGTCATCACCTGTGAAGGTTGCAAG ggtTTCTTCCGACGCAGCCAGCAGAACAATGCCATGTACTCATGCTCCCGACAGAGAAACTGCCTAATCGATCGGACCAATCGCAACCGCTGTCAACACTGCCGGCTGCAGAAGTGTCTCGCTCTGGGCATGAGCCGTGACG CGGTGAAATTTGGCCGCATGTCCAAGAAGCAGCGCGACAGCCTGTACGCGGAGGTCAAGAAGCACCAGCAGGCGCAAGAATGCGCCGGCGCGGCCGCCCGGGAAGAGAACGGCGACCGCGCCTACAGAAGAGTGTCCAGCACCACCCTGGGCGATCTGGACGACTTCAGCATGCTGCCCGACGGGCTGCTCTTCGACCTGCCGCTGACCCCTGAGGACGGGGGCGGCGGCGACTACGGCAGCTTGGACATGCTGGCCGGTAGCGCCGGCAGCAGCTCGTCTTCTCAAAGCTCACCGGAACAGACCGGCTTGGACTTTACGGAGGGCAATCACGGCATCAAACACGAGTATCAGCTGTTGCACGACTCTGGGCTCTTCTCGCACGCCATCCACAACCCGCTGCCCGAAGGATGCTCCCTGCTTGAACTCG AGCACATAACTCAGTGCGTGGTGAAGTCCCATATCGAGACGAGCCAATACAGTACGGAGGAGCTGAAAAGAATGGCGTGGTCCACGTACAGCGTGGAAGAGACCCGAATGTACCAATCGAAA TCGGCTGAAGTGATGTGGCAACAGTGTGCCGTTCACATCACCAACGCCATTCAGTACGTGGTGGAGTTTGCCAAGCGCATCTCTGGCTTCATGGACCTCTGTCAGAATGATCAGATTATCCTCCTCAAAGCAG GCTGCATGGATGTCCTTCTGATCCGAATGTGCCGGGCCTACAACCCCATCAACAACACCTTCCTCTTTAACGGGAGGTTCGCCCCCGCTCACTTCTTCAAAGCGCTCG GCTGCGACGACCTGGTGGCGGCCGTGTTCGACTTGGCCAAAAGCCTGAGTCGCATCCAGATGTCTGAAGAGGAGATGGCCCTCTTCACCGCCGCTGTGCTGCTCTCACCAG ACCGACCCTGGCTGACGGATGTGCAACAGATCCAGAAGCTTCAGGAGAAGGTCTACGTAGCCCTCCAGCGCTGCTTACAAAAAGGCGGCGCATCCGAAGAGAAGCTCACCAAG atgGTGTCCAAACTTCCCGTCATGAGGTCCATTTGCATGCTCCACATCGACA